One window of the Plasmodium relictum strain SGS1 genome assembly, chromosome: 1 genome contains the following:
- a CDS encoding rRNA processing WD-repeat protein, putative yields MLNYNLSNICGCFYTGGKILFSNDGNSLFVPVSNRINIYDLNSNSCNTLKSENRNDLRFIAIHPNMEIAITIDKFEYGCVINLLKDQIISRILFKSKTGIITSFNYNNIFSPQEEQDSVNSALFTHNGNFFLVGIGRRVVIWRSPSKKNSYKLIKYNDICYHSLNIISIDISTDDKYFLTTSYDLTIRIHTVEKKKKIKPTILSGNKTTIVAAFFSKNREFIFSVNKSGLIIVWSYEKEKNEVSDQENENENDDDKNENEIENGEDINREDGDKNYEEKNSDNESSLLLKRSFSEGKKKRNKAFRKRWCYKKIYYCNQEKNEEVVRACFNKEHDLLVIAYSSGKFGIYNTPDMISLYNISINACTIDDIAINKDGQWIALAESNNGTIIIWEWKSESYILKQNTTNKNVKCVRFSPIISHLKIGSHIVDNCNAYHESDNFTSKFVIVTGNEDGTIKLYDYLSFINFVTFTAHTNTVTDICFLPQGNAFISCSLDGTVRAFDLLRYRNFKVYTPDLISDENGNKLRKKDMNKSVKNVNKKLNVQFLCVSVNISGNIVAAGGRGNEFIVYIWNVQTAKCIDKLFGHNSPITKICFSTNLKNEGIIASCSWSKNVLIWDLYARRNKGSKFEEIINSHDISYMCFDPRGNDILAVCTLSCKIIFWDISAQEIIGTIEGARDIKRGRLIGEEFLAIPKVNKKRKKGNELEDYTYIDDIEEEGKNTVVNQNCYFTCIDYIHNGNYIIGCANCSVSLYIYDTNLYLLIKIIDLTKNYCVDGIKREISTRYITAEGKNIYEFDLSDEEGDIYLDNYKIINRKKKQSILPGQINENYLNSKFKKYKLLLNQLDISGDDRHIAVACSTGLYVFTKDFQYQFVPNIKNIYKGLITPLTYIPRYLTENVNLRNLKNSLKKKEYIKAFILCLALNNYEHILEVYEKIPYNLIPLCVKVLTKPFLFILINFIKTLLINDTIKHIHLHLYYLNSIFTIHFNIFLNNDFSNNIKNKQIKKNNENNQGNISALSSDESRTSLLLILKQIFTVYNGLQYLYSNNINVLKFLCLKN; encoded by the coding sequence GAAATGATTTAAGATTTATAGCAATTCATCCCAACATGGAAATAGCTATAACAATAGATAAATTTGAATATGGTTGTgtgataaatttattaaaagatcaAATTATTTCAAGAATTTTGTTTAAATCAAAAACAGGTATTATAACTTCATTTAATTATAACAACATTTTTTCTCCTCAAGAAGAACAGGATTCAGTGAATTCTGCTTTATTTACTCATAAtgggaatttttttttagttggAATAGGAAGAAGAGTTGTTATATGGAGAAGTcctagtaaaaaaaatagttataagttaataaaatataatgatataTGTTATCATTCCTTAAACATTATATCTATCGATATATCAACGgatgataaatattttttaacaaCTTCTTATGATTTAACTATAAGAATACATActgtagaaaaaaaaaaaaaaataaagccCACAATTTTAAGTGGAAACAAGACTACTATAGTTGCTGCATTTTTCTCAAAAAATAgagaatttatttttagtgTTAATAAATCGGGACTTATAATTGTTTGGTcctatgaaaaagaaaaaaacgaAGTAAGTGACcaagaaaatgaaaacgaaaatgatgatgataaaaatgaaaatgaaattgaAAATGGTGAAGACATAAATAGAGAAGATGgtgataaaaattatgaagaaaaaaatagtgATAACGAAAGTTCTCTTTTATTGAAAAGATCATTTTCTgaggggaaaaaaaaaagaaataaagcATTTAGAAAAAGATGGtgttacaaaaaaatttattattgtaATCAAGAGAAGAATGAAGAAGTTGTTAGAGCATGTTTTAATAAGGAACATGATTTACTAGTAATAGCATATTCTAGTGGAAAATTTGGAATTTATAATACACCTGATATGATTTCACTTTATAATATTAGTATAAATGCCTGCACTATTGATGACATTGCAATAAATAAAGATGGACAATGGATTGCCTTAGCTGAATCAAATAATGGTACTATAATTATATGGGAATGGAAAAGTGAAAGTTACATATTAAAACAAAACActacaaataaaaatgttaaatgTGTAAGATTTTCTCCAATTATTAGTCATTTAAAAATAGGTAGCCATATTGTAGATAATTGCAATGCATACCATGAATCAGACAATTTCACCAGTAAGTTTGTTATAGTAACAGGAAATGAAGACGGaactataaaattatatgattacttatcttttataaattttgttaCTTTTACTGCTCATACCAATACAGTCACTGATATCTGTTTTTTGCCACAAGGAAATGCTTTCATTTCTTGCTCATTAGACGGTACTGTAAGAGCATTTGATTTGCTAAGATATCGAAATTTTAAAGTTTATACACCTGATCTTATATCAGATGAAAATGGTAATAAATTgagaaaaaaagatatgAACAAATCagtaaaaaatgtaaataaaaaattaaatgtcCAATTTTTGTGTGTGAGTGTGAATATTAGTGGAAATATTGTAGCAGCAGGTGGAAGAGGTAATGaatttattgtatatatttgGAATGTTCAAACAGCTAAGTGCatagataaattatttgGCCATAATTCCCCTATAACTAAAATATGTTTTAGtactaatttaaaaaatgaggGTATCATAGCTAGCTGTTCTTGGAGTAAAAACGTTTTAATATGGGATTTATATGCAAGAAGAAATAAGGGAAGTAAATTCgaagaaattataaattctCATGATATTTCTTATATGTGTTTTGATCCAAGAGGAAATGATATATTAGCTGTTTGCACTTTAAGTtgcaaaataattttttgggATATTTCAGCTCAAGAAATTATTGGGACTATAGAAGGAGCTAGAGATATTAAAAGAGGAAGATTAATAGGAGAAGAATTTTTAGCTATTCCaaaagttaataaaaaaagaaaaaaaggtaATGAATTAGAagattatacatatattgaTGATATAGAAGAAGAAGGTAAAAACACGGTTGTTAATCAAAATTGCTATTTTACATGTATTGATTATATTCACAATGGGAATTATATAATTGGATGTGCTAATTGCAGTGTttccttatatatatatgatactaatttatatttattaattaaaattatcgATTTAACTAAAAATTATTGTGTTGATGGcataaaaagagaaatatCCACAAGATATATAACAGCAGAAGGAAAGAATATCTACGAGTTTGATTTAAGTGATGAAGAAGGAGATATTTATTTAGATAATtacaaaattattaatagaaagaaaaaacaaagCATATTACCAGGACAAATTAAtgagaattatttaaatagtaaatttaaaaaatataaattattattaaatcaaTTGGACATATCAGGAGATGATAGACACATTGCCGTTGCGTGTAGCACTGGATTATATGTGTTTACAAAAGATTTTCAATACCAGTTTGTaccaaatattaaaaatatttacaagGGTTTAATTACTCCTCTCACATATATCCCAAGATATTTAACTGAAAACGTTAATTTacgaaatttaaaaaattctttaaaaaaaaaagaatatataaaagcttttattttatgtttagCTTTAAATAACTATGAACATATATTAGAAGTGTATGAGAAAATaccatataatttaataccTTTATGTGTTAAAGTTCTAACAAAACcatttctatttattttaattaattttattaaaacacTCTTAATTAATGATACTATAAAACATATTCATTtgcatttatattatctaaattctatatttactatacattttaatatttttttaaataatgatttttctaacaatattaaaaataagcaaataaaaaaaaataatgaaaataatcaaGGAAACATTAGTGCACTTTCATCAGATGAATCAAGAACTTCCCTTTTACTAATATTGAAGCAAATATTTACTGTTTATAATGGCTTGCAATATTTATATAGTAACAATATTAAcgtattaaaatttttatgtttaaagaattaa
- the 1-CysPxn gene encoding 1-cys peroxiredoxin, putative — translation MGYNLGDTFPNFTATASNIDGIFDFYKYVENNWSILFSHPNDFTPVCTTEMAEFGKFYDEFLNLNCKLIGFSCNSKESHEKWIDDIKYYGNLNEWKIPIICDESRELANKLKIIDEKEKDIKGLPLTCRCVFFISPDKKVKASILYPATTGRNIQEILRVLKSLQLTSNYEVATPANWNKGDKCCVLPTVKESDHSKLFKNEVKKIDLPSKKGYLRFVNINN, via the coding sequence ATGGGTTATAATTTAGGGGATACATTTCCTAATTTCACAGCAACAGCATCAAATATAGATGGaatttttgatttttataaGTATGTTGAAAATAACTGGTCTATTTTATTTAGTCATCCAAACGATTTTACTCCTGTGTGTACTACTGAAATGGCTGAATTTGGCAAATTTTATgatgaatttttaaatttaaattgcAAATTAATTGGTTTTAGTTGCAATTCAAAAGAATCTCATGAAAAATGGATAGAtgatattaaatattacggaaatttaaatgaatggAAAATTCCTATAATTTGTGATGAATCAAGAGAATTAGCTAAtaagttaaaaataatagatgaaaaagaaaaagatattaaAGGATTACCATTAACTTGCAGatgtgttttttttatttctcctGATAAAAAAGTTAAGGCATCTATATTATATCCAGCAACAACAGGAAGAAACATTCAGGAAATTTTAAGAGTACTAAAATCACTACAACTAACTAGTAATTATGAAGTTGCAACACCCGCTAACTGGAATAAAGGAGATAAATGTTGTGTTCTCCCTACAGTTAAAGAATCAGATCATTCCaaactatttaaaaatgaagttAAAAAAATCGATTTACCATCAAAGAAGGGTTACTTGAGATTTGTTAACATAAATAATTGa